One window of Vespa velutina chromosome 2, iVesVel2.1, whole genome shotgun sequence genomic DNA carries:
- the LOC124947181 gene encoding putative leucine-rich repeat-containing protein DDB_G0290503, with protein sequence MNKSISSTIEAYTEKLKAIKKNHKVNVQNIEEVLENITSKNDDMIEEAKPKNKSKCSDDSNIERKKETVPIASKVKQKEKLKDKTVTEKLVSTYVVESKEQPIKKSITQSIISLNETNIASSPEIVEETEQDKTEVNSKEMAIIQDAKVKSTKKMSKTSKIKDMPSPKKIVEQKEPPPSFEEEIISKDKKQTEEKILSEAPASSKDQDKFNMEPLCKDETRPNLTIEEIIQVSTINEDHINSKLIQADVECPKVEETEEFVEEKGDQRKEEVEHVNHSNDLELLSVNNDISENIEAKLKENNVESIDNGLKSSVPRSPSPLQVGKALIIEKTVTTVTTTVGTGTMQIKPLDVKPIKKIEILENVPLVKTVGSKSSDVISLRPETVEASLITTYARVPGNSYISVAEQDSSYQISHTVNQSPIVPISSEIIESDEPPLFGSIKDRRKYREEICVPNDSMKETLHESQMISFGDDESTSIQTVIDKDLKKKNSESLNNQRESNEYLLELIKPYWLNYHNYTNAENELCRHYKIVQLSQEPRITDIHSVCSEDNIMKIVQESVMKKSQVQKISNDEKAANEKSKIISLLADVPKYPIISFYEFESQWIQFQQPVTKKSISSSSTDSADIIIPVNTISSKTEIIEKDVNATLAKINEIIDMHESPVKTKDNDIDANTNKNESKLDCNLTQLNSTQAIHLKTDDSWMSFLDETMVINDDDWEEDTNEMKQNPSTIVQSELDLIISTTSSMLDEEKSFNKKPFIKKEEEGKVSPIKTQVSISSEPKEKDIFVKYEEKTQPNKHKIHVSQRETQNVIEQKSVHLKSSEDWLNFLDEEIPINSDDFEDLEVKSNVVNRIEN encoded by the exons atgaataaaagtatCAGTAGTACTATTGAAGCTTATACAGAAAAATTGAAAGCGATCAAGAAGAATCATAAAGTTAATGTTCAGAATATTGAGGAAGttttggaaaatattacaTCTAAGAATGACGATATGATAGAAGAAGCAAAACCAAAAAATAAGTCAAAATGTAGCGATGACAGcaatattgaaagaaagaaagaaactgtGCCAATTGCTTCAAAggtgaaacaaaaagaaaaattaaaggataAAACCGTAACAGAAAAATTAGTTTCAACCTACGTGGTGGAATCAAAAGAGCAACCTATAAAAAAATCCATAACACAAtccattatttcattaaatgaaaCTAATATTGCTTCTTCTCCTGAAATTGTTGAAGAAACAGAACAAGACAAAACAGAAGTTAATTCTAAGGAAATGGCTATTATTCAAGATGCAAAAGTAAAATCTacgaaaaaaatgtcgaagaCATCTAAAATCAAAGACATGCCTTCGccaaaaaaaattgttgaacaAAAAGAACCTCCACCTTCTTTCGAAGAGGAGATAATCTCTAAAGATAAAAAGCAAAcggaagaaaagattttatctGAGGCACCTGCTAGTTCTAAAGATCAAGATAAATTCAATATGGAGCCACTTTGTAAAGATGAAACAAGACCGAATCTAActatcgaagaaataatacaaGTATCCACAATAAATGAGGATCATATTAATTCCAAATTAATTCAAGCTGACGTTGAATGTCCTAAAGTAGAAGAAACTGAAGAatttgtagaagaaaaaggggatcAAAGAAAGGAGGAGGTCGAACATGTTAATCATAGCAATGATTTAGAGTTGCTAAGtgttaataacgacattagTGAAAACATAGAAgctaaattgaaagaaaataatgtcgaAAGCATTGACAATGGCTTGAAATCAAGTGTTCCACGCAGTCCATCGCCATTGCAAGTAGGGAAAGCTCTCATTATCGAAAAAACAGTAACTACTGTAACTACCACCGTTGGTACAGGAACAATGCAGATAAAACCACTTGACGTGAAACCCattaaaaagattgaaattttAGAAAACGTTCCCTTAGTCAAAACTGTAGGCTCGAAATCTTCCGACGTGATATCTTTGCGACCCGAGACCGTAGAAGCTAGCCTAATCACAACATATGCTAGGGTTCCTGGTAATTCTTACATTAGCGTTGCTGAACAAGATTCGTCCTATCAAATTTCTCACACTGTCAATCAATCTCCCATTGTTCCCATTTCTTCTGAAATTATTGAATCCGATGAACCACCGTTATTCGGGAGTATTAAAGATAGGAGAAAATATCGTGAAGAAATATGCGTGCCTAACGACTCTATGAAGGAAACACTTCATGAAAGCCAAATGATATCGTTCGGTGACGATGAAAGTACTTCTATACAGACAGTCATTGATaaggatttgaaaaaaaagaattctgaATCTTTGAACA ACCAACGAGAAAGCaacgaatatttattagaacTAATTAAACCTTATTGgttaaattatcataattatactAATGCCGAGAATGAACTTTGCAGACATTATAAAATTGTGCAGCTGTCACAAGAACCACGTATAACTGATATCCATTCTGTTTGTAGTgaagataatattatgaaaattgttCAAGAGTCTGTTATGAAAAAGTCTCAAGTTCAAAAGATAAGCAACGACGAGAAAGCAGCCAAcgaaaaatctaaaataatatctttgcTTGCAGACGTTCCTAAATATCCAATTATTAGCTTCTATGAGTTCGAATCGCAGTGGATACAATTTCAACAACCAGTCacaaaaaaatctatttcttcatcttccacTGATTCTGCAGATATAATAATTCCAGTAAATACTATTTCAAGTAAGacagaaataattgaaaaagatgTTAATGCGACCTTGGcaaaaataaacgagataaTCGATATGCATGAAAGTCCTGTTAAAACAAAAGACAATGACATTGATgctaatactaataaaaatgaatcaaaACTCGACTGTAACTTAACTCAACTCAACTCAACTCAAGCTATACATTTGAAAACTGATGATTCGTGGATGAGTTTTTTGGATGAAACGATGGTGATAAATGATGATGATTGGGAAGAAGATACGAATGAAATGAAGCAGAATCCATCAACAATAGTTCAGTCTGAATTAGATCTTATTATTTCAACTACTAGTAGCATGTTGGATGAAGAAAAGTCTTTCAATAAAAAaccgtttataaaaaaagaagaagaaggtaaggTGTCACCTATTAAAACACAGGTATCCATCTCAAGTGAacctaaagagaaagatatttttgttaaatacgAAGAGAAGACTCAACCTAATAAGCATAAAATACATGTATCTCAGAGAGAAACGCAAAATGTGATAGAACAGAAATCTGTACATTTAAAATCTTCTGAAGATTGGTTGAACTTTTTAGATGAAGAAATACCTATTAATAGTGATGATTTTGAAGATCTGGAAGTTAAATCTAATGTAGtt AACAGGAtagagaattga
- the LOC124947182 gene encoding putative uncharacterized protein DDB_G0271606: MQSLQQRMDDWKQRVRILMNQILTVDQYYVTSDEYKFTGLASYADIAAGRTSPSSRGCSPYRNQRDEPPPSCPLPIQILPYNVTQLSEQKAIEVKHVEDIQPKLAQIQMQKDESNSDNENSIRSVKQEEQTPKVEEEGTVTDSTLNSLPVITVVESIPRRGRSPIRKSTSARPNMQTNKKYENPRSPVSCATEKQILRSKNVKNTLTPCDDNRGRSASPIWVPGSTSYADILRGGTHATFNSSDSMDNDINSLTKETHSTHSNATESNSINLTLSETHINETHTIESESIKPVESSMSIDDKQLYEQSQETVIEKDDTKNFSQETSNTWSSESLEHCDVLEEKHYDNIESQVPTTETYEYIHQPMTELVGFIGSQLGAYPVGSYVYAPVELHQQIQLDTITPQHYSQMDGYTTNHYVGQNNFLPTTSICHESHIQQQRECPANESENSKNEKIIDSQSSSVLEVSNLEISSFPISNITEQSESNNEQNVSLNTINMDNSTNSDNIEKKNTSVSNNTENKSQIFSYAQILSQVSAQKTNAARKEDKVENKQQKKKAEHAKQKQDQQKEKVNQQQKEKQDHQKEKLDQQKEKHDLQMEKQYQPKEKQKHLKEKQEQQKEKQEQRKEKEEQQKENQDQLKVQTPETTGATKGPLEKKRKQKKKKSDKTIDDEIDKALKEIEDMDKQKAKSQINPKET, encoded by the exons ATGCAGAGCCTACAACAAAGGATGGACGATTGGAAGCAACGAGTCAGGATCCTGATGAATCAGATACTTACCGTGGATCAATACTATGTAACCAGCGACGAGTATAAATTCACCGGACTGGCGTCCTATGCCGATATAGCCGCTGGTCGTACCAGTCCAAGTTCAAGAGGCTGTAGTCCGTACAGAAATCAACGAGATGAACCTCCTCCTTCCTGTCCCCTACCAATTCAGATATTGCCATACAACGTAACGCAACTTTCTGAACAGAAAGCAATCGAAGTAAAACATGTCGAAGATATTCAGCCGAAACTCGCACAGATTCAAATGCAAAAGGACGAGAGTAACagcgataatgaaaattcaattcgTTCAGTTAAGCAAGAAGAACAAACACCaaaagtggaagaagaaggaactgTAACCGATAGCACATTAAATAGTCTTCCTGTAATCACGGTAGTCGAATCAATTCCTCGTCGAGGACGTTCACCAATAAGAAAATCAACTTCTGCTCGACCTAACATGCAAACTAacaagaaatatgaaaatccaCGTTCGCCTGTATCATGTGCAACGGAGAAGCAAATATTAAGAtctaaaaatgtgaaaaatacGTTGACTCCATGCGATGATAATAGAGGTCGATCTGCTAGCCCTATTTGGGTTCCTGGTTCAACTTCCTATGCCGATATACTTCGAGGAGGTACTCACGCAACATTTAACTCATCTGATTCGATggataacgatataaattcaTTGACGAAGGAAACTCATAGCACGCATTCAAATGCAACTGAAAGTAACTCGATTAATCTCACGTTATCGGAGACACATATAAATGAAACTCATACAATCGAATCAGAATCTATTAAACCAGTGGAAAGTTCAATGTCAATTGATGACAAACAATTGTATGAACAAAGTCAGGAAACAGTTATTGAAAAGGATGACACTAAAAATTTCTCACAGGAGACTAGTAATACTTGGTCTAGTGAATCATTAGAACACTGTGACGTACTCGAAGAGAAGCATTATGACAACATAGAAAGTCAAGTACCAACAACTGAGACTTACGAATACATACACCAACCTATGACCGAATTAGTAGGATTCATAGGTTCCCAACTTGGTGCTTATCCTGTAGGTTCGTATGTTTACGCACCAGTTGAACTTCATCAGCAAATACAACTCGATACAATCACTCCGCAACATTATAGTCAAATGGATGGTTACACGACGAATCATTATGTTggtcaaaataattttctaccgACAACTAGCATATGTCATGAGTCTCATATACAACAACAACGTGAGTGTCCTGCGAATGAATcggaaaatagtaaaaatgaaaaaattattgattctcAATCTTCTTCAGTTCTTGAAGTTTCTAATTTGGAAATATCGTCATTCCCGATATCTAATATCACTGAGCAAAGTGAATCTAATAACGAACAAAATGTTTCCTTAAATACTATAAATATGGATAATAGTACAAATTcagataatattgaaaagaagaatacaagTGTATCAAATAACACAGAAAACAAAAGTCAAATATTCTCATACGCTCAAATTCTTTCTCAAG TTTCAGCTCAAAAAACAAATGCTGCTAGGAAAGAAGACAAAGTAGAAAATAAgcagcaaaagaaaaaagcagagCATGCAAAGCAAAAACAAGATCAACAAAAGGAGAAAGTAAACCAACagcaaaaggaaaagcaaGATCACCAGAAGGAAAAGTTAGACcaacagaaagaaaaacacgATCTACAAATGGAAAAGCAATATCAACCGAAGGAAAAGcaaaaacatttaaaagaaaaacaagaacagcaaaaggaaaagcaaGAACAgcgtaaagaaaaggaagaacagcAAAAGGAAAACCAAGATCAACTTAAAGTACAAACACCTGAAACTACTGGAGCAACGAAAGGACcattagaaaagaaacgtaagcaaaagaagaaaaaatcagaTAAAACAATTGATGATGAAATTGACAAGGctctgaaagaaatagaagatatgGATAAACAGAAAGCTAAg AGTCAAATAAATCCAAAGGAGAcgtaa